The following DNA comes from Nocardioides sp. JQ2195.
TCGGCGGCAGCCGCAAGGACAGCGTGGTCGACCGCACTCTGCAGAGACGATCGTTTGGCATAGACCTGGCCCATGTCGACTGCCACCGCCCCGATGCCCAGCAGAACGAGTGCCAACACCGCGAACAGCACAGCAGTTGCGCCACGATCGTTGCGTGGTCGGTCGAGTCCGAGGAGGCGCCTCATGGCGTGCAGTCCTGAACGTCTTCGACCCGCGCTGATGCGGTCTTCACGACCGCCGGGAAGTCCGGCAGCAGACCGCCGATGGACGGAGCATCATAGGAGACGGTGACCGTCACCTCGTCGCCGGTGACCGGAGGATTCGAGCCGCTGAAGGTGTGTCCGACGGTGACGGTGCCAGAGGCGGCGCCACCCACGAAGTCCTTGACCTTCTGGTCGTTGGCCAACCCCGTCTTGTCGCAGGGATCCACGGCGTACTGCCTGGCTCCCTCGCGGGCCGCATTCGCCCCGGTCTGGTAGGACCAGAAGAAGATCGATGCCTGGATGATGCCGATGAGCAGCGTCAGCAGGATGATCGAGATCAATGCGAACTCGACCGCTGCGGCACCGCGTTCGTCACGCGAACGTGCTCGCTTGATCCACCCACTCATCTGTCCACCCCTATTTCTCCCCCTGGCTCATCCCCCGAGCCAAACAGGACATTAGGGGCGGTTAGTCCCGCCGCATGCGGAAATGGCACAGAAGTACCCCATTGGCACTCCGGACCACCCGAAATGACTAGACCGGTCTGACACGAATTAGGCCAAGCAACCAAACCGTGATAAGCGACACGAGGCGCTCCCCGCAGCGGGGAGCGCCTCGTGGCAGTCTGCTGGTTGTCAGTCCTGGCTGAAGAACGCCAGGATGCGGAGCAGGTTGGTGTAGATCCAGACCAGGCTCACGGTCATCGCGAAGGCCGCGCGCCACGACTCACGCTCCGGGATGCCGGCGCGGACGCCGTTCTCGACGAAGTCGAAGTCCATCACCAGCATGAACACACCGAGGATCAGGCCCGCGAAGGCGGTGACCATGCCGAGGCCGCTGACGCCGAAGAGGCCGATCTGGGCGCCGAACATGCCCAGCACGAGCTCCATGAGCGAGAGGCCGATCATGCCGAACACGGCGGCCATCACGAACATCTTGAACTTGGCGCCGACCTGGATGTTGAAGAACTTGTAGGCGGCGAGCGTGCCGGCGAAGGCACCGAAGGTGCCGATCACCGCGCCGCTGACCACGCCGTCACCGAACTGGGCGTCGAAGAACTTGCTGATGGCACCGAGCGCAACACCCTCGAGGGCACAGAACGCGAGCACCAGCGCCGGGCTGATCACGCGCTTGAAGGAGTTGACCATCGAGAGCGCGAAGGCACCGAGGGAGCCGATCGTCATCGCAGCCATCAGCGGGCCGAGGTCGGCGCCGGTGGTGATGTCGGGGGTCAGGATCCAGGTGGCCAGGGCGGTGATGATCACCACGCCGAGCGAGATCCCGGTCTTCTGGACGACCGAGTCGATCGTCATCCGACCCTGGTCGACCTGGCCGGGCTGGGCATAGCCGGGCTGACCGCCCTGGGCAACGCTCCACTGGGACGGGTCGGTCATCGTGGGCTGCTGGCCGTAGCCGCTGTGGGCCTGGCCGTTGCCGGCATAGGTCTGGTTGCCGTAGGCATTCGCCTGGCCGTTGAACTCAGGCGATCGGTTGAAAACCGGGTTGTTGCTCTTCATTGTGGTCTCCTCCTTGGAGGCCGGTCGGGACCATCGCTCTGACGGCGCCCTTGTGCATGTCATCCAGTCTAGGTGGTGCCTGCACCATTCAGAACGAACGGGAGGGGTGGCCTGTTCCCGAAATGGGGGGTGTTCCCCATGAACCGGTGGTCGCGGCAACGCTCACTTCCGGCGGCGCGACCACGCCTCGTAGAGCTGGAAGACCAGACCCATCACGCCGAGGAAGAGAGCAAACGTCAGGAGGAGGCCGAAGATCTCCATCACCTTCAGCCCCCTCCGTCTCGTGCGACTCGTCTCCTGAAGCGTATGCCCCGCCCTACATCCGGAAGGTGTGCACGACGAACCCGTTCGGGTCGACCAGCTTCACCTTGTCGTTCCGGCTGAAGATCGAGCGGTGGGTCTTGATCTTGGCCGTGTGCCCGGGTGTCACCTTCTTGCTGGACAGCTCGATCGTCGTGCCGTGCTTGTTGACCAGCTCCCAGCCGCGCAGGTTGATCGCCACCTCGCCGGTGTTCTTGATCTTCACCACCTGGTTGCGACCCCGCGAGACCGACGTGACCTTGGCCTTGTGGAACTTCACCTTCCTCACCACTGAGGTGGACGCCTCGCGGCCGGCGTCGGCCGGGATCATCACGCGGAACTTGAAGGCGCCCGACTTGGTCGAGCTGAGCCGGAACCGGTAGTGCCCGGTCGGCTCGAGGGTGTTGGTCGCCTCGTCGATCGTCGTCGACTTCACGGTGATCCAGCGGTGGCCCTTGAGCCGCTGCAGCCGCACCGGCGTGCCGACCCGGCTCGGGCTGCTGTCGCCCTCCACCACCAGCGGTGCGTGGACCGCGAGCTTGGTCTCCGAGACCCGCATGGTCAGGGCCGGGCGCACCTTGACGGTCTTCGCCGCCGACGCCAGGGCCGGGCTGACCGTCTTCCACATGTAGGACGTGCGCGCCTCGGGCCGCTGCGTGCTGCTGGCCGTGCCGTCCGCGCCCGTGGTCACGGTGTCCACCTTGGTCGACACCCCACCGACCGTCTGCCACAGCTCGAGCTCCACACCGGCGACCACGTCACCGGCGGAGTTCTTCGCGGTGCCGGTCACGGTGACCTGCCCGGGCCAGGTCACCAACGTCCGGGAGATGGAGATGCCGAGCTCGGAGACCGCCGGGGGCTCCTCGACGGTGACCGTGACCGTCGCGGTGTCGCTGCCGCCGTGGCCGTCGCCGACCGTGTAGGTGAACGAGTCCGTGCCGGTGAAGCCGGACTCGGCCGTGTAGGTGCAGCTGCTCGCCGTGCACGAGACCGTGCCGTGGGCTGCCGCGGTGTGGTCGGTGACCGTCAGCGCGTGCCCGTCCGGGTCGGAGTCGTTGGCGCGGACGGCGACCGTGACCGGCGTCGTACCGACCGTCTCGGCGGTGTCGTCCACCGCCACCGGGGGCCGGTTCTCCACGGTCACCGTGACCGTGGCGGAGTCGGTGCCCCCGTTGCCGTCACTGATCGCATAGGTGAAGGAGTCCGTGCCGGTGAACTTGCCGGTCGCGGTGTAGGTGCAGGCCGTGGCCGTGCAGGAGACCGTGCCGTGGGCCGCGGTGGGCGTCGCCGAGGTGACCACCAGGTCGTCGCCCTCGGGGTCGGTGTCGTTGGCCAGCACGTTGATCGTCACCGGGTCGGTGGTGTGCGTGGTCGCGGTGTCGGCCACGGCGTCGGGAGGTGCGTTGCCTGAGGCGACGGTGACCGTCACGGTGGCCGTGTCGACGCCGCCGTGGCCGTCGTTGACGGTGTAGGTGAACGTGTCGGTCCCGGTGAAGCCGGCCTCGGCGGTGTAGGTGCAGTCGGTGGCCGTGCAGGTCACCGTGCCGTGCGCCGGGGCGGTGTGGTCGGAGACCGTCAGCGCCTGGCCCTCGCCGTCGGTGTCGTTGGCCAGCACGTTGACCGTCACCGGTGCGGTGCCGACCGTGTTGGCCGTGTCGTCGATCGCGACCGGCGGCTGGTTGCTGCCCGCCTGGCAGTTCAGGTCGGTGGTGCGCAGGTGGTCGACGAACGCCGCGGAGTCGAGGACCCCGTCACCGGCGTCGAAGATCGACAGATAGATCGCGTGCGCGCCCGGCGTGATCGGGGTGGAAGCGGTCAACGGCACGCTCATGCCGTCGTACCCGGTGCCGTTGACCGCCGGCAGGAACACCTTCGCCGGATCGGCGAAGACCGCGCTGTTGACGCTGATGAAGTCACCGTCCGCCATCTTGGCGAAGTTGCCCGTCGCGGAGATCGAGCTGTTCTCGTCGACCACCCACTCGTTCTGGTCCAGCTGGGCCAGGAAGCCGTCGTTGAAGGACTGACCGACGTACTCGGGGTATTCCTCGGACGCGAAGACGTAGTCGAACTGCAGGCAGTTGGCACCGGCCGGCACCTGCAGGTCGATGCGATAGATCGACACGTCGAAGGCACCCCGGGAACCGGTGCCGTTGTCGGGGCCCTCACCGGATCCGTCGTCCGGTGGGGTCGCCACCTCGCGGTCACCGCTGGTCATCAGCGCCTGCGTCGCTCCGGTGCGTGGCAGCACGGTGTCGAGGGAGTTCGCCGGGTCGTGCGCGGTCGGCGAGCTGCAGGCCACCCACTCCTGCCCGGTGATCAGGCCACCGGTCGCGTCGAGCGCCGGGGTCAGGTCAGGACACGCGAAGGGGCTGAGCTCGGTGAAGGCGGGCTCGGACACGCCCTCCCCCAGGGTGGCGAAGACCGAGAAGAAGACGGTCGCGCCGTCGTCGAGCCCGTCGATGGTGACGGTCTCGGGGGTTCCGGTGACCGGCACCCCGGTGCCGTCGGTGGGCGACTGCGGGAAGTCGTCGGTGGACCAGCGCACGACGATCCCGTCGAGCTGGTCCGGGTTCAGCCAGGTCAGCACCACCGAGCCCGCGCCGGCACCGGCCGCCTGCAGGTTCGTCACCGGCTCCACCGCCGCGACCACCTGCTCGACCGTGACCTGCGCGGTGTCGCCGGTCGGGTTGACGAAGAGGTCGGTGGCCGTCGCGGTGGCGTTGTTGAAGTAGTCGCCCTCCGTGTCGGCAGCGGTCGCGCTGAACGTCAGGGAGACGTCGCCACCGGCGGGGACCGTGGTCGGGGTCGACCAGACCAGCTCGTCACCGGTCGTCGTCGGGTCGTCGGTGGTGGCACCGTCCGTGCTGCCGTCGACGTACGCAAAGCCGTCGGGCAGGTCATCACGGATGTCCTCGAGGGTGGCAGCCGCGTCGCCGGGGTTGCGCACGGTGATCGTGTAGGTCACCTCGTCACCGGGGCCGACCTCGGAGTCGTCGACGGTCTTCTCCGTCGTCAGCGGGACCGCGCCGACCGGGGAGAAGGTGATCAGGCTGTTGCGGGTGGCCGAGCCGCCCGCGGTCAGGGAGATGTCCCAGGAGAGGCCGGCGCCGTTGTCGATCTCCTCGTCGCAGCGGCAGGTGTTGGGGAACTGCTCCATGGCGGAGATCGCCGACCACACCTCGCCGTACCCCGCCTCGTAGTAGCGCGAGCCGGGCGAGAGCGGCAGGAACTGCTCGATCCGGTCGGAGGTCGGGCTGGTGCAGGAGACCGCCCCGGTGGTCGTGTCGACGGCACCCAGGCCGTTGTCGGAGTCGGCGAGATAGCAGTCCGCGGCCCGATAGAGGCGTACGTCGCGAGCCGGGCCGTCGTTGTCGACCCGGATGCTGGTGCGGTAGGACTCCTGCCCCACCACGTAGGAGTCGGTCTGGGTGATCGTCACCCCGGTGGTGCCGGCGGCGACCGTGGTGGAGTAGCGGAACGGGTCACCCGCACTGCCGTTGCCGGTCAACGCCGTCTGCTCGACCGGGGTCCACGGCGTGCCGGGTGTCCCGGCCGGGATCACGGCCGGCGAGAACATCTCCCCGTCGACCACCAGGAAGGTGCCGCAGGCGGTGTCGCCGAAGAACTCCCCGGAGGAGTCGGCCACGTGGTTGACCGCGCAGTTGAGGTCCTCGTCGACGCTGACGTTGGTCAACGGCCCGGCACTGACGATCGCCCGCGGCGGCGTGACCGTGATCGTCACGGTCGCCTCGCTGGTCTCGCCGTCGACGTCGGTGGCCTGGTAGGTGTACTGGTCCTCCCCGCCGACGTTGAAGGCCGTGTAGGTGAGCTCCCCCGTGCTCGGATCCAGGGACGGGTCACCGAACTCGTAGCTGCCGTCGATGAGCTGGAAGTCGATCGGCTCGTCGTCGAGGCCCGCGTCGTTCGCGGTCAGGTCGAGAGTGATCGTGTCGCCTGCCGCGACCGTGCCCACGTCATCGACGAGGGCAGGTGTCGCGGCCTGTGCCGGCGACGCCCCGACCGCGAGGCCGGCGACTGCGATCAGGATCCCGAGGAATGGTGAGACGAAGCGCGGTGCCCACATGGCTGCTCCAAGGTCCAGGATGCCGCACCCCACATGCGGCGATGCTCGCCATGCTCCGCCTGTTCGCGGGAGTGCGGCATCACCGAATTTGGTGGCATCCCGCGTGGTACCCCCGGTGGGGTTCGAACCCACACTGGATCGCTTTTAAGGCGACTGCCTCTGCCGATTGGGCTACGGGGGCGAGACCCTGACGACTATAGGTAGGTCTTGCGCGCGTGGATCGCGTGCGCGCCGGCGGCCCGGTCGAGGAACAGCAAGCCGTCGCAGTGGTCGATCTCGTGCTGCAGCGCGCGGGCCTCGAAGGCATTCGCCCGCAGGGTCACGGTCTCGCCGGTCCCCGGCAGCTGACCGCGGACGACGACACGCGTCGCCCGCTTCACGTCACCGGTCAGGTCGGGGACGCTCATGCAGCCCTCGCGGGCCTTCTCGTTGCGCGAGGACTCGACGACCTCGCCGTTGCACAACACGAAGGTGCCGTGGTGGTCACGGGTCTTCGGGTGCTCGGAGACGTCGACGCAGAACACCTTCACCGACTCCCCCACCTGCGGGGCAGCCAGCCCGACACAGCCGGGCGAGACCCGCATCGTGGCCACCAGGTCGGCAGCCAGCTGCACGATCTCGGGGGCGCAGGGGTCGACGGTCGCGCCGACGGTGGACAGCACCGGTGCCGGCGCGGTCACCACCGCGAGCAGGTTGCCCTCGACACCGAGCTCGGCCTCGCTCCAGTCGGCGACCCGTGCGTTGACGCCGTCGGGCACTGCGTCAGGCTGCACGGTCACAGCTCATCTGCCTCGACCTCGTGCAGGCTCACGCCCACGCCGAGCTCGGCGGCCACTCCCCTGAGGTCCTCGCGCAGCACCTCGGCGTCGACATCCACCGGCAGGTCGAGCTCGGCGACCAGCACATAGAGGTCCCCTGCCAGCCGCGTGGTCAGGTCGGTGACGTTGCCACCCACCGCGGCAACGCGACCCACGACCGACGAGACGATGCCGGGACGGTCTCCGCCGTGCACGCTGAGCACCCAGGAGCTGCCCTGGGTGAAGGTGGCCTGCTGCTGGGGCAGCTCGCGCACGGAGACGGTGAGGTCACCGGCTGCGGTCAGCGGCGCCAGGGCGGCCTCCACCGCGTCGGTGTCGGCGTCGCCGTCACTGATCAGGGTCATCGCGAAGTGGCCGCGGAGCAGGGTCATCGAGGAGTCCTCGAGGTTCAGCCCGAGGTCACCGAGGATCCCGGTGGCTTCGGCGATGATGCCGGGGCGGTCGTGGCCGAGGACGGTGATGGCGTGGAGAGTCACGCCGGAGATTGTGCCAGCACCGCCGCAGCGAGGCGGGCCATGGTCGGGGCGCCGTGTGTGGTTCTCCCGGCGTCTGACGCCGGAAGAACCACACACAGGAGCGAGTGGCCGGGTCAGGCGGAACCGGCCAGCACCGCCGCGCGGCCCAGGACCGCGTCGGTCATCTCCTCGGTCAGCTTGCCGGTGAAGGTGTTCTGCTGGCTGGGGTGGAAGCAACCCAGCAGGGTCACCCCGTCGCCGATCACGGCCTCGGCGCCGTGGCCGAACTTCGGCTTGGGCCTGGGGACGGCGAAGCCGGCCGCTCGGAACGAGCGCAGCGCCGCGTCCCAGCCATAGCTGCCCAGGGCGACCACGACGCGGACCGACGGGGCGACCAGCGCGATCTCGCGCTCGATCCACGGCGAGCAGGTGTCGCGCTCCTCGGTGGTCGGCCGGTTCTGCGGTGGCGCGCAACGCACGGTGGCGACCATCCTCGTGTTGATCAGCTGCAGCCCGTCGCCGGCATGCTCGGAGGTCGGCTGGTTGGCGAGGCCGACCCGGTGCAGGGCGGCGAAGAGCCAGTCACCTGACCGGTCGCCGGTGAAGATGCGGCCGGTGCGGTTGCCGCCGTTGGCCGCCGGTGCCAGCCCAACGACCAGGACGCCGGGCTCCGGGTCGCCCCAACCGGCGATCGGCCGGCCCCAGTAGGGCTGGCCGGCGAAGCTGGCCCGCTTGTCGCGAGCCACGTCCTCGCGCCAGGTGACCAGGCGGGGGCAGGCACCGCACACCGAGACCCGGGCATCCAGCTCGGCCAGGTCGACCTCGCCGGCGAGACGTCGTACGTCGTGCGCGTCGAGCGCCACCGGGGTGCCGCCCACTGCCGGGTCGTCCGGCCAGCCGGTGCCCGGAGGCACGGGCGAGGGGAACGGTTGCCCGGTCAGCGGGTGCGGCAGCAGCTCGGCCATGGGTGGCTCAGGAGCCGGTGCCGTTCGAGCCGGCGTCGGTGGCCGCGTGGGCACCGCCCTGGCTGCTGCTCCCGAACGGGGCCTTCTCGGCCACGGTCGCGGCCACGTCGGAGGCCTTGTGTTTCACGGCGTCGGCGACGACGGGGGCCTTCTCCCCGGCCTTGGCCACCCCGGCCTGGACGGGCGGGCTCTGGCGCACCTTGCTGGCGGTGCGGGCGATCTGCTCGTAGCGTTCCCGACCGGCCTTGGCGCCGAGCACGTAGCCGACGCCGATCAGGGCCGCGATCTTCAACAGCTTGAACATTCGTGGTGCCTTTCCTCCGAGTCGGATGTCACCACGAGCGTATCCCGTCAGGCCATCGACCAGGCGATGCCGTCGAGGATGTCCGCCTCGGAGGCGACCAGCTCGTCGACGGCCGTTCGCCGCAGCACCCGGTCGAGGATCAGCGCCCCGGCACCGATGACGTCCGCACGCCCCGGTTCCATGTAGGGCAGCGCCAGCCGCTCCTCGACGGTCATCGCCAGGAGCCGCTCGGTCATCGTGTGCACCGCCTCTCGCGACAGCACGGACTGGTCGATCCGGTCCCGGTCGTAGGCCGGCAGGTCGAGCACCCCGGCCGCGACGGTGAGGATCGTGCCCGCGACCCCGACGACCGTGGCGGCATCGCCTGCAGGCACCGGGCACTCGTCGAGGTGGGCGTCGATGTCGCGGGTGGCCGCAGCGATCTCGTCGGGCGTCGGTGGGTCGGAGTGCAGGTGGCGCTCGTGCATGCGGACGGAGCCGATGTCCATGCTGTGTGCGGCCTCCGGGCTCGTGGAGCCCAGGATCAGCTCGGTCGAGCCGCCGCCGATGTCGACGACCAGGACGGGTTTGTTCGGCTCGTCACGCAGGTTGCGGACCGCGCCGTCGAAGGCCAGCCCCGCCTCCTCGTGCCCGGCGACCACCTCGGGCTCGATGCCCAGTCGCTCGCGGACGCCGGCCACGAAGACCTCGGCGTTCGACGCGTCCCGGCTCGCGGACGTCGCGCAGAAGCGGATCTGCTCCACGTCGTGCTCGCGGATCAGCGCGGCGTACTCGTCGACGGCGGCGAAGGTGCGCGCGAGGGCCTCGTCGGCCAGACGCCCCGTGCGGTCGACGTCCTGGCCGAGCCGCACCATCCGGGTCTCGCGCACCAGCACGTCAGGCAGCCGCGCGATCATCAGCTTGATGGTGTTGGTGCCGCAGTCGATCGCGGCCACCGTCTTCGTGGGCTCCACGCCGGTGTTGGTCACGGCGTCATCGTAGATCGCCGAGTCGGCACGTGTTGACGCCTGCGAGCGCCGAGTCGGCACGTGTTGACGCTCCCGAGCGCCGAGTCGGCACGTGTTGACGCCTGCGAGCGCCGAGTCGGCACGTGTTGACAGGTCAGTCGGGCGCGGGGCCCGACTCGATGACGCACGGACCCAACTTCCACCACTCGCCGAGCAGCTCGAGCACCTCGTCGCCGAAGGGGTTCACCCCCGGCCCCTGGGCCAGCGACTGGCCGGCCATCACGTGCAGGCACTTGACCCGCGTCGGCATGCCGCCGGCCGAGATGCCCTCGATCTCGGGAACGTCGTGCCCGCTGGCCGCGCCGATCTCGGCACGTGCGGCGAGGTAGGCCTCGTGTGCGGCGGCGTACTGCGCAGCGAGCTCGGGGTCCTCGGCGAGGCGGCGCTCCATGTCGCGCATCAGGCCGGAGTTCTCCAGGGTGCCGATCCTCGAGGCCGCCCGGGGACAGGTCAGGTAGTAGGTCGTGGGGAACGGCGTCCCGTTGTCGAGCCGCGGCTCGGTGGTCGCGACGTCGGGGTTCCCGCAGGGGCACCGGTGACCGATCTCGTGGATCGAGCGGGGCTCGCGTCCCAGCTGGGCGGCGATGGCGGCGGTGTCAGAAGGCTCAGTCATCAGATTTCGGAGGGGTGATCTTGTCGACCGGCTGGTCGGGCTTGTCACGGTTGGGGAAGCCGGCGGCCTCCATGGAGTCCCAGGCGGTGCTCCACCAGGCGTCGGGCTTCTCCTCGGGCAGGTCGCTCATGTCGGTCAGCTGGTCGGGTGAGTCGAGGGGGTCGCCGTTCTCGTCGATCACCATGTAGCCGGTCTCCCCCGGCATGATGTAGCCGAAGCGGGCGCGGGCCTGGTCCTTGACGTAGGCCTCGTCGTGCCACCGCCGCTTCTCCCGCTCGAGGTGGTCGATCTGGCGGTCGGTCTCGGAGATCTGCGACTCCAGGTCGGAGATGTGCGCCTGCTGCTGCAGGTAGGCGCGCATCGACGAGGCGAACGAGACCATCAGCACGGCCAGGACCAGGACCAGGATCGCCGCCCGTCCGGTGAGCCGCGGCCGCTCCCGAGGGCGCCGCGGCGCCGGACGGCTCGACGGCCGGGATGCGGCAGCGGAGGCGCCGACCGCCCCGGCACGCGGCCGGGCGCCCCGGGGGCCGCTGGGCCTCCGGGTGCCACGGGGGCCGCTGCCCCGGGTCGGTCGACGATCAGCCATGGCTCGGATCAGCCCCGGGAGTAGCGCGGGAACGCCGCCGCACCGGCGTAGCGGGCGGCGTCGGCGAGCTCGTCCTCGATGCGCAGGAGCTGGTTGTACTTGGCGACGCGGTCGGAGCGGGCCGGGGCACCGGTCTTGATCTGGCCGCAGTTGGTGGCCACGGCGAGGTCGGCGATCGTGGTGTCCTCGGTCTCGCCGGAGCGGTGGCTCATCATGTTGCGGAAGCCGGAGCGGTGGGCGAGCTCGACCGCGTCGAGGGTCTCGGTGAGCGACCCGATCTGGTTGACCTTGACCAGCATCGCGTTGCCCTGGCCGCCGTCGATGCCGCGCTGGAGCCGCTCGACGTTGGTGACGAACAGGTCGTCGCCGACCAGCTGGGTCTTCGCGCCGAGCTGGTCGGTGATGGTCTTCCAGCCGTCCCAGTCCTCCTCGTCGAGCGGGTCCTCGATCGAGACGATGGGGTAGCTCGCGACGAGGTCGGCGTAGTAGGCGGTCATCTCGGCGGCGGACTTGGAGACACCCTCGAAGGTGTAGGCGCCGTCGTTGAAGAACTCGGAGGCGGCCACGTCGAGCGCCAGCGCGATGTCGGTGCCGAGCTTCTGGCCCGAGGCCTCGACCGCCTCGGCGATCAGGTCGAGCGCGGCGCGGTTGGACTCGAGGTTGGGCGCGAAGCCACCCTCGTCACCGAGGCCGGTGGACAGGCCCTTCTTCTTCAGCACGGACTTGAGGGCGTGGTAGACCTCCGCGCCGGAGCGCAGCGCCTCCTTGAAGGTGGGCGCGCCGATCGGGGCGATCATGAACTCCTGGACGTCGACGTTGGAGTCGGCGTGGGCGCCACCGTTGAGGATGTTCATCATCGGCACCGGTAGCAGGTGGGCGTTGGGGCCACCGACGTAGCGGTAGAGCGGCAGGCCGGCGGAGTCGGCGGCGGCGCGGGCCACGGCCAGCGAGACGCCGAGGATCGCGTTGGCGCCGAGGTTCGCCTTGTTGGGGGTGCCGTCGAGGTCGAACATGGTCTGGTCGATCAGGCGCTGGTCGTCGGCCTCGAGACCCTCGATGGCCGGCCCGATCTTGTCGAGCACACCGATGACGGCGTTCTCCACGCCCTTGCCGAGGTAGCGGTCGCCGCCGTCGCGCAGCTCCACGGCCTCGAAGGCCCCTGTGGAGGCACCGCTGGGCACCGCGGCGCGGGCGAAGGTGCCGTCGTCGAGTTGGACCTCGACCTCAACCGTGGGGTTGCCGCGCGAGTCAAGGATCTCGCGCGCGCCGACTGCAGCAATGGAAGCCACTGGGGATGCTCCTGGGGGTCGATGGATCGAGCGGGGCCAGCCTAACCGGGCAGCGGCCGGAGATCCGGCAGCACCCGCGCGTGTGGGACGAGCCGCCACCCCCCGATACTCCCTAACGTCACGCACCCGCACCGGCTGCTTTCGCATGCCGCACGTTAGGGACTACCGCCCGAATCCGGACTACTGTCCATGGCCCGATCGAGTCATCCTGGCGCGAAACCGAGACGGTGTGACCGGCGCAAGCCTAGATTGCTGCGGTCAGGCATGCTGCGCCGTTCCGTGCGCACGCCATCACGTCTCTCCAGCACAGGAACTTCACCATGCGTCTCTTCTCGGGCACCGTCGTCACGGCAGTCCTGTCCCTCTCGGTGGCCCTCATGGGCCTCACACCCGCCTCCGCCAATGACGGCGTACCGAGCGACTCGGCCACCCAGGTCCAGGCGGACGCCACTCCCCAGCCCGAGGGGAGTGACGAGCCGGCACCGACCCCTGAGCCAGCGCCAACGTCCACGGACGCGCCGACGCCCGCGCCAGCAGAGTCCGAGCAGTCCGCAGAGTCCGAGCCGCCTGGGGAGTCCGAGCAGCCCGCGACCAAGAGCAGTCCCGGGGTGGCAGCGTCTGCTTCGACGGTCGACGAGATCGTGAAGCCGACCAACGGGAGCACGGTGCCTGCCGGTCCCTTGTCCTACTCCTTCGTGGCGGGTGGCTCGGGTGACTACTGGCTCTCGCTGGAGTGCGACTACACCTGGGACAGCACGTGGGTGACCGCTTCCTACGCAGGGCAGACGCTCACCGGCACCCTCGACTCCGTCGACGCGGGCGAGGAGTGCACCCTCATGCTCGAGAACGAGCAGACCTACGACACGGAGTCGGTCTCCTTCACGGTTGCTCGCACCTACCCGGCGCCCCAGATCCGCAACCTGCGCGCGGCGCCGAGCACGTTCTACCCCCGTGTCCGTGACGGCTACAAGGACCGCACGCGCATCAAGTTCAGCAGCCGTCTCGACTCGGCCGTCAAGATCAGGATCGTCCGCAAGTCCACCGGCCGCACGGTGCGCACCATCTCGAAGCGCGCCCGCCGCTCGTACGACTGGTACCAGGGCCGCTCCGTTGCCTGGGACGGTCGCAGCAACGCCGGACGCACCGTGAAGACCGGGCGCTACACCGCCGTCGTGACGTCGACCCTGGGTGGTCGATCGGTCACCGACCGCGTCGCGCTGTGGGTGGACACCGGGTTCCGAACCCTTCACGTCACCAAGACCAAGGACGGTTGGTATGACTCACGCGACCGGACGTCCGGCAACTGCCACACCTCGGAGTACTACCCCCGCGGCAACCACCTCGACTGCTGGGGCGGTGCGTTCGCGGAGGCCGCTTACACCTTCCACGTGCCCGACGGTGCCAAGCACGTCCGCTTCGAGGTCCGTGGC
Coding sequences within:
- a CDS encoding uracil-DNA glycosylase, with product MAELLPHPLTGQPFPSPVPPGTGWPDDPAVGGTPVALDAHDVRRLAGEVDLAELDARVSVCGACPRLVTWREDVARDKRASFAGQPYWGRPIAGWGDPEPGVLVVGLAPAANGGNRTGRIFTGDRSGDWLFAALHRVGLANQPTSEHAGDGLQLINTRMVATVRCAPPQNRPTTEERDTCSPWIEREIALVAPSVRVVVALGSYGWDAALRSFRAAGFAVPRPKPKFGHGAEAVIGDGVTLLGCFHPSQQNTFTGKLTEEMTDAVLGRAAVLAGSA
- a CDS encoding Ppx/GppA phosphatase family protein is translated as MTNTGVEPTKTVAAIDCGTNTIKLMIARLPDVLVRETRMVRLGQDVDRTGRLADEALARTFAAVDEYAALIREHDVEQIRFCATSASRDASNAEVFVAGVRERLGIEPEVVAGHEEAGLAFDGAVRNLRDEPNKPVLVVDIGGGSTELILGSTSPEAAHSMDIGSVRMHERHLHSDPPTPDEIAAATRDIDAHLDECPVPAGDAATVVGVAGTILTVAAGVLDLPAYDRDRIDQSVLSREAVHTMTERLLAMTVEERLALPYMEPGRADVIGAGALILDRVLRRTAVDELVASEADILDGIAWSMA
- a CDS encoding DUF501 domain-containing protein: MTEPSDTAAIAAQLGREPRSIHEIGHRCPCGNPDVATTEPRLDNGTPFPTTYYLTCPRAASRIGTLENSGLMRDMERRLAEDPELAAQYAAAHEAYLAARAEIGAASGHDVPEIEGISAGGMPTRVKCLHVMAGQSLAQGPGVNPFGDEVLELLGEWWKLGPCVIESGPAPD
- a CDS encoding septum formation initiator family protein produces the protein MADRRPTRGSGPRGTRRPSGPRGARPRAGAVGASAAASRPSSRPAPRRPRERPRLTGRAAILVLVLAVLMVSFASSMRAYLQQQAHISDLESQISETDRQIDHLEREKRRWHDEAYVKDQARARFGYIMPGETGYMVIDENGDPLDSPDQLTDMSDLPEEKPDAWWSTAWDSMEAAGFPNRDKPDQPVDKITPPKSDD
- the eno gene encoding phosphopyruvate hydratase, with the protein product MASIAAVGAREILDSRGNPTVEVEVQLDDGTFARAAVPSGASTGAFEAVELRDGGDRYLGKGVENAVIGVLDKIGPAIEGLEADDQRLIDQTMFDLDGTPNKANLGANAILGVSLAVARAAADSAGLPLYRYVGGPNAHLLPVPMMNILNGGAHADSNVDVQEFMIAPIGAPTFKEALRSGAEVYHALKSVLKKKGLSTGLGDEGGFAPNLESNRAALDLIAEAVEASGQKLGTDIALALDVAASEFFNDGAYTFEGVSKSAAEMTAYYADLVASYPIVSIEDPLDEEDWDGWKTITDQLGAKTQLVGDDLFVTNVERLQRGIDGGQGNAMLVKVNQIGSLTETLDAVELAHRSGFRNMMSHRSGETEDTTIADLAVATNCGQIKTGAPARSDRVAKYNQLLRIEDELADAARYAGAAAFPRYSRG